A window of the Chloroflexaceae bacterium genome harbors these coding sequences:
- a CDS encoding RNA methyltransferase: MISSTANPHVKFLRSLRDLPRERRRERSLFLEGVRLVAAALDAGVAPRLALYAPEQLERTPEGADLLARLAGRPACYQASPAVIAAAADTRHPQGVVAAFPWPELAPRPGLRLVLDGLQDPGNVGTLLRSAEAAGVGLALCARGAADVYAPKVLRAAMGAHFTLPIRADLDWEAIGAELSACPAVYAAEAGATMPYYAADWKQPVALIIGNEAHGVSQEGLAHATHRIGIPMVGRAESLNAAIAGSVILFEALRQRTRGRT, encoded by the coding sequence GTGATCTCCAGCACCGCCAATCCGCACGTCAAGTTCCTGCGCTCGCTGCGCGATCTCCCCCGGGAGCGCCGCCGCGAGCGCAGCCTCTTTCTTGAAGGCGTGCGCCTCGTCGCCGCCGCCCTGGATGCCGGGGTCGCTCCGCGGCTGGCGCTGTACGCCCCCGAGCAACTCGAACGCACTCCCGAGGGGGCGGACCTGCTCGCCCGGCTTGCCGGGCGCCCGGCCTGCTACCAGGCCAGCCCCGCCGTGATCGCCGCCGCTGCCGACACCCGGCACCCCCAGGGCGTGGTCGCGGCCTTCCCCTGGCCCGAACTCGCCCCGCGGCCCGGCCTGCGCCTGGTCCTCGACGGGTTGCAGGACCCGGGCAATGTCGGGACGCTGCTGCGCTCGGCCGAGGCTGCCGGCGTGGGACTGGCGCTCTGCGCTCGCGGCGCCGCCGATGTGTACGCCCCCAAGGTGCTGCGGGCCGCAATGGGGGCGCACTTCACCCTGCCCATTCGCGCCGACCTCGACTGGGAGGCCATCGGCGCCGAGTTGAGCGCCTGCCCGGCGGTCTACGCCGCCGAAGCGGGGGCGACTATGCCCTACTACGCCGCCGACTGGAAGCAACCCGTGGCGCTGATCATCGGCAACGAGGCCCACGGCGTCAGCCAGGAGGGTCTGGCCCACGCCACCCATCGCATCGGCATCCCCATGGTTGGCCGCGCCGAGTCGCTCAACGCCGCCATCGCCGGAAGCGTTATCCTCTTCGAGGCCCTGCGCCAGCGCACCCGCGGGCGCACGTAA
- a CDS encoding 2-oxoacid:ferredoxin oxidoreductase subunit beta codes for MTTARQPVNALGLTKADYRGAPSTLCAGCGHDSVSSQIIAAAFELSLPPHRVIRMSGIGCSSKSAAYFLGRSHGFNSLHGRMPAVTTGAHVANHTLIPLAVSGDGDTGSIGLGGFKHLLRRNVPMVYIIENNGVYGLTKGQFSATADEGARLKHAGVNLLPPIDLCAEALIAGCGFVARSFAGDAKQVRELIKAAFAFHGTAVIDVISPCVTFNNHDDSTKSYAYGKAHEEPLHDVTFIPRYEEMVEEFAPGEVRDVRLHDGPVIRLRRLAADHDPSDRLAALMLLERARAAGEFITGLIYLSEDRPTLAESLGLGPTPLAELPADVLRPPPEALAGVNDEFR; via the coding sequence ATGACCACCGCACGCCAGCCTGTCAACGCTCTTGGTCTAACCAAAGCGGATTATCGCGGCGCGCCTTCGACGCTGTGCGCCGGCTGCGGTCACGACTCGGTCTCCAGCCAGATCATCGCCGCGGCCTTTGAGTTGTCGCTGCCGCCCCATCGGGTAATCCGCATGAGCGGCATTGGCTGCTCGAGCAAGTCAGCGGCCTACTTCCTGGGGCGCTCGCACGGCTTCAACTCGCTGCACGGACGCATGCCAGCGGTGACCACCGGCGCGCACGTGGCCAACCACACCCTGATCCCCCTCGCCGTGAGCGGCGACGGCGACACCGGCAGCATCGGGCTGGGCGGCTTCAAGCACCTGCTGCGGCGCAATGTGCCGATGGTTTATATCATCGAGAACAACGGGGTCTACGGCCTGACCAAGGGGCAGTTCTCGGCCACCGCCGACGAGGGGGCCAGGCTGAAGCACGCCGGGGTGAACCTGCTGCCGCCGATTGACCTGTGCGCCGAGGCCCTGATCGCCGGCTGCGGCTTCGTGGCCCGCTCGTTCGCTGGCGACGCGAAGCAGGTGCGTGAGCTGATCAAGGCCGCCTTCGCCTTCCATGGCACGGCGGTAATTGACGTGATCAGCCCCTGCGTCACCTTCAACAACCACGATGACTCGACCAAGAGCTACGCCTATGGCAAAGCCCACGAAGAGCCGCTGCACGACGTGACCTTCATCCCGCGCTACGAGGAAATGGTCGAGGAGTTTGCGCCGGGGGAGGTGCGCGACGTGCGGCTCCACGACGGCCCGGTCATCCGCCTGCGTCGCCTGGCCGCCGATCACGACCCCTCTGACCGCCTGGCGGCTCTGATGCTGCTGGAGCGGGCGCGGGCTGCGGGCGAGTTCATCACCGGCCTGATCTACCTGAGCGAAGACCGGCCCACCCTGGCCGAGAGCCTGGGCCTCGGGCCGACGCCCCTGGCCGAACTGCCCGCCGATGTGTTGCGTCCCCCGCCAGAAGCACTGGCGGGAGTGAATGACGAATTTCGGTAA
- a CDS encoding protein kinase, producing the protein MLPRTIGRYQIRSELGRGGMAVVYRAFDPEAEREVAVKVLPRELLHDPAFRARFRREVEAVAALEHPAIVPLYDSGEHEGQPYMVMRLMTGGSLADRLRRGPLPLAQAARIIAELAPALDAAHAAGLIHRDVKPDNVLFDQTGQPYLADFGVVWMMQASTVLTRSAVIGTPDYMAPELSRPGGLSPLVDVYALGVMLFEMLTGRPPYQTDTPLGTLVAHVTEPIPDVRAHRPWLPAATRIVIERALAKDPRARYRSAGELAADLTALAAGQSPPTLQLRPPAEPVASTPPPAPTFTLTTPTVPRPATTFEPASPTFERPTTSFDPPAPAGERAARERIPSWIWLFMAIAVVAGVFFFWFTSLARPQASVPHQAPIPYPTYTPAAAGPWPSGAERSDTWLYPTPTPTVAPGESMPRLVSMASVSEAAPGMNFSYYISVMVWDYPAREVTLVSRISPDLEVLNVGTESGTCSGYQVITCVLTVSDIFPANLRIDVQVRETVSPGTIITNIAEVEGVSPVVVSVPVSAWSPFQAPSGPTPTAAPPPMPTTTAAPPPMAPPMPTTTAAPPPMPTTTAAPPPMAPPMPTPSAAPPPPPSPTSPNLDI; encoded by the coding sequence ATGCTCCCGCGAACCATCGGGCGTTACCAGATCCGGAGCGAACTGGGCCGCGGCGGCATGGCCGTTGTCTACCGGGCCTTCGATCCGGAGGCCGAGCGCGAAGTGGCAGTGAAGGTACTGCCCCGCGAACTACTGCACGACCCCGCCTTCCGCGCCCGCTTCCGCCGCGAGGTCGAGGCCGTGGCAGCACTCGAGCATCCAGCGATTGTGCCCCTCTATGACTCCGGCGAACACGAGGGCCAGCCGTACATGGTCATGCGCCTGATGACCGGCGGCTCCCTGGCGGACCGCCTGCGCCGCGGCCCCCTGCCCCTGGCCCAGGCGGCGCGGATCATCGCCGAGCTGGCCCCGGCCCTTGACGCCGCCCACGCCGCCGGGCTAATCCACCGCGATGTCAAGCCCGACAATGTGCTCTTCGACCAGACCGGCCAGCCCTACCTGGCTGATTTTGGCGTGGTCTGGATGATGCAGGCTTCGACCGTATTGACCCGCAGCGCGGTGATCGGCACGCCTGACTACATGGCCCCCGAATTGTCCCGGCCCGGCGGCCTGTCGCCGCTGGTGGACGTGTACGCCCTGGGGGTCATGCTCTTTGAAATGCTCACCGGGCGGCCACCGTACCAGACCGATACGCCCCTCGGCACGCTGGTGGCCCACGTGACCGAGCCAATCCCCGACGTGCGGGCGCACCGGCCCTGGTTGCCCGCCGCGACCCGGATAGTGATTGAGCGGGCGCTGGCGAAGGATCCCCGCGCGCGCTACCGGTCGGCGGGGGAGCTGGCCGCGGACCTGACGGCCCTGGCGGCAGGGCAATCCCCGCCGACGCTCCAACTGCGCCCGCCGGCGGAACCGGTTGCGTCCACTCCGCCTCCCGCCCCGACCTTCACCCTGACCACGCCGACCGTTCCCCGCCCCGCGACGACCTTTGAACCGGCGTCGCCAACCTTTGAACGCCCCACGACCAGCTTCGATCCCCCCGCGCCGGCCGGCGAGCGCGCCGCTCGTGAACGTATTCCGAGCTGGATATGGCTGTTCATGGCTATAGCTGTCGTTGCCGGGGTGTTCTTCTTCTGGTTCACCAGCCTGGCTCGCCCACAGGCATCGGTTCCGCACCAGGCGCCAATCCCATACCCGACGTACACGCCGGCCGCCGCGGGTCCCTGGCCATCCGGCGCCGAACGGTCAGACACCTGGCTATATCCCACGCCTACGCCGACCGTTGCTCCCGGCGAATCGATGCCGCGCCTCGTGAGTATGGCATCGGTTTCAGAAGCGGCGCCGGGTATGAATTTCAGTTACTATATCAGCGTCATGGTCTGGGATTACCCCGCCCGTGAGGTGACCCTGGTGAGTCGGATCAGTCCTGATCTAGAGGTGTTGAATGTTGGCACGGAATCGGGCACGTGCAGCGGCTACCAGGTGATCACGTGCGTGTTGACCGTCAGCGACATCTTTCCGGCCAACCTGCGGATTGATGTGCAGGTGCGCGAAACCGTCTCGCCGGGTACGATTATCACCAATATCGCTGAGGTGGAAGGAGTGTCTCCTGTGGTCGTATCGGTCCCGGTGAGCGCGTGGTCGCCTTTCCAGGCCCCGTCCGGGCCGACACCGACCGCGGCGCCGCCGCCCATGCCGACGACGACTGCGGCGCCGCCGCCCATGGCGCCGCCCATGCCGACGACGACAGCAGCGCCGCCGCCCATGCCGACGACGACTGCGGCGCCGCCGCCCATGGCGCCGCCCATGCCGACGCCGAGCGCGGCGCCGCCGCCGCCGCCTTCGCCGACGTCGCCCAACCTCGACATCTGA
- a CDS encoding 2-oxoacid:acceptor oxidoreductase subunit alpha — MTPTNIPDVPTINEFAITVATINGSGSQTANQAILRAIFRMGIPVNGKNLFPSNIQGEPTWFTIRVSARSYSARPAAAPILIAFNPRTAEADLAALPPGGICLYPADGPWRPRRDDVTGYPLPVKEIVAASGFELRLREYAANMVYVGALAALIGIEPEHIHSALLHHFKGRAQPAALNFSVVRGAYEHFVAAYPQALAAPRFRLAPLRATEGKILIDGNTAAALGAIFGGVSFLAWYPITPATSLADALGAYLPRLRTGPDGHPTYAIVQAEDEIAALGMAVGAGWAGARAMTCTSGPGLSLMTEFAGLAYFAEIPCVVWDVQRVGPSTGLPTRTAQGDLRAAAFLGHGDARHVVLLPGNVAECFEFGWRAFDLAERLQTLVFVLSDLDLGMNLWTSEPLVYPDAPMDRGKVLSAADLERLGSFVRFADPDGDGIGARTLPGNPHPLAATLSRGTGHNERNVYSERPEDWKANMERLSRKYETARRLAPRPLEEHDPEATVGLIGFGSTEAVIREARDLLRAQGLPTSFLRLRAVPLGEAARRFVARHRRCVVVELNHDGQMRDLLRTHCPEHAARLLSVAHSDGLPLTAEFVAEAVRELV; from the coding sequence ATGACGCCCACAAACATCCCAGACGTGCCAACTATCAATGAGTTCGCCATTACCGTGGCGACGATCAACGGCTCCGGGAGCCAGACGGCCAACCAGGCCATTCTGCGAGCCATCTTCCGTATGGGCATCCCGGTGAATGGCAAGAACCTCTTTCCCTCGAATATCCAGGGTGAACCCACCTGGTTCACCATCCGTGTGAGCGCCCGGAGCTACAGCGCCCGCCCTGCCGCAGCTCCAATCCTGATCGCCTTCAACCCCCGCACCGCCGAGGCCGACCTGGCGGCCCTGCCTCCCGGCGGGATCTGCCTGTACCCCGCGGACGGCCCCTGGCGCCCCCGGCGCGATGACGTGACCGGCTATCCCCTGCCGGTCAAAGAGATCGTCGCCGCCAGCGGCTTTGAGCTGCGTCTGCGCGAGTATGCCGCCAATATGGTCTACGTGGGCGCGCTGGCCGCCCTGATCGGCATCGAACCTGAGCATATCCACAGCGCCCTGCTGCATCACTTCAAGGGCAGGGCGCAGCCTGCGGCGCTGAACTTCAGCGTGGTGCGGGGCGCCTACGAGCATTTCGTAGCCGCCTATCCCCAGGCGCTCGCCGCGCCGCGCTTCCGCCTGGCGCCGTTGCGGGCGACTGAAGGCAAGATCCTGATTGACGGCAACACCGCTGCCGCCCTCGGCGCGATCTTCGGCGGCGTAAGCTTCCTGGCATGGTACCCCATCACCCCGGCCACCAGCCTCGCCGACGCCCTCGGCGCCTACCTGCCACGCCTGCGCACCGGCCCCGACGGGCATCCCACCTATGCCATCGTGCAGGCCGAAGACGAGATCGCCGCCCTGGGCATGGCCGTTGGCGCAGGGTGGGCCGGCGCCCGCGCCATGACCTGCACCTCCGGCCCCGGCCTCTCGCTGATGACCGAGTTCGCCGGTCTGGCCTACTTCGCTGAAATCCCCTGCGTCGTCTGGGACGTGCAGCGCGTCGGTCCCAGCACCGGCCTGCCGACGCGCACCGCCCAGGGCGATCTGCGGGCCGCCGCCTTCCTCGGCCACGGAGACGCGCGCCACGTCGTGCTGCTGCCAGGGAACGTGGCCGAGTGCTTCGAATTTGGCTGGCGCGCCTTCGACCTGGCCGAACGCCTCCAGACCCTCGTCTTTGTTCTCAGCGACCTTGATCTGGGCATGAATCTCTGGACCAGCGAACCGCTGGTCTATCCCGACGCGCCTATGGACCGGGGCAAAGTGCTGAGCGCCGCCGACCTGGAACGCCTCGGCAGCTTCGTGCGCTTCGCCGACCCCGATGGCGACGGGATCGGCGCCCGAACCCTGCCCGGCAACCCCCATCCGCTCGCCGCCACCCTCAGCCGGGGAACCGGGCATAACGAGCGCAACGTCTACAGCGAGCGCCCGGAGGACTGGAAGGCCAACATGGAGCGCCTGAGCCGCAAGTATGAAACGGCGCGGCGGCTTGCGCCCCGGCCGCTCGAGGAGCATGATCCTGAGGCGACGGTGGGGTTGATCGGGTTCGGCTCGACGGAGGCGGTGATCCGCGAGGCGCGCGACCTGCTGCGCGCCCAGGGCCTGCCTACCAGTTTCCTGCGCCTGCGGGCCGTGCCCCTGGGCGAGGCGGCACGCCGCTTCGTGGCGCGGCACCGGCGTTGCGTCGTGGTGGAACTGAACCACGACGGCCAGATGCGCGACCTGCTGCGCACGCACTGCCCCGAGCACGCCGCGCGCCTGCTGAGCGTGGCTCATAGCGACGGCCTGCCCCTCACGGCGGAGTTTGTTGCGGAGGCGGTGCGGGAATTGGTATGA
- a CDS encoding DUF4938 domain-containing protein: MLPPIALQRLRAYEGPHIYGPWTGVLLRVRCDSDRSLRLRAAIKDGAQFIGLVIAYLEVTARADGPGYALTATFTTDAPRLGADLCAYVVEGISAEACGDETWDRDGPLFALQARRRAEGLPVAALQLIAEARRRNLPCFTRADGRVQIGYGARGWSFDPEPLRARGAQAPQPPWERLGRIPIIAVTGGALRSVAVERMAAELAGLGAQPAVIDQAGFTAIRELLADPRTEALVAGLDTGDILRRGVAFDACDLAVISDRGDEAPPDADDDDEWLRALGVPMLLAAQPARINLGDPHLLPLVPYAPYGVLGL, translated from the coding sequence ATGCTGCCACCAATCGCCCTGCAGCGCCTGCGGGCCTACGAAGGGCCGCATATCTACGGCCCCTGGACGGGTGTGCTGCTGCGGGTGCGCTGTGATAGCGATCGCTCGCTGCGGCTGCGCGCGGCAATCAAGGACGGGGCGCAGTTCATCGGTCTGGTGATTGCCTATCTCGAGGTCACAGCGCGCGCCGATGGGCCGGGCTACGCGCTTACCGCCACGTTCACCACCGACGCGCCACGGCTGGGGGCCGATCTTTGCGCCTACGTGGTGGAGGGCATTAGCGCCGAGGCGTGCGGCGATGAGACCTGGGATCGTGACGGGCCGCTCTTCGCCCTTCAGGCCCGGCGGCGCGCCGAGGGACTGCCGGTGGCGGCCCTGCAACTCATCGCCGAGGCCCGGCGCCGCAACCTGCCCTGCTTCACGCGGGCCGACGGGCGGGTGCAGATTGGCTATGGCGCGCGGGGCTGGAGCTTCGACCCTGAGCCGCTCCGCGCACGGGGCGCGCAGGCGCCCCAACCGCCCTGGGAGCGCCTCGGACGCATCCCTATTATCGCTGTGACCGGCGGGGCGCTGCGGAGCGTCGCGGTTGAGCGCATGGCTGCGGAACTCGCGGGCCTCGGAGCGCAACCCGCCGTGATTGACCAGGCCGGCTTTACGGCCATCCGTGAACTGCTCGCCGATCCACGCACCGAGGCGCTGGTGGCCGGTCTCGATACTGGCGACATCCTGCGGCGCGGGGTGGCCTTCGACGCCTGCGACCTGGCGGTGATCAGCGACCGGGGCGATGAGGCGCCGCCTGATGCCGATGATGACGACGAGTGGCTCCGCGCCCTCGGCGTGCCGATGCTACTCGCCGCCCAGCCTGCGCGCATCAACCTGGGCGACCCGCATCTGCTGCCCCTGGTGCCGTATGCACCGTATGGGGTGCTGGGGTTGTAG
- a CDS encoding NAD(P)/FAD-dependent oxidoreductase has product MRVAIIGAGIAGMTAAYELARAGHAVVVFEAAPVVGGLASGFRDERWAWPLERFYHHIFQTDRAIIKLAEAIGYGDRLFFRSQVTAQWWNGRGYDLNGPLQVLRFPALPLLDRLRFGAVAFYLKYLDADWRRLERTTAAAWTSRWAGPNAYRVLWRPLLEGKFGRHADEVNMAWLWARLRARSFKLGYFVGGFQGFADALLAVIGAMGVETRLRTPVGAVRQSAAGWDVLAPGLPPESFDQLLVTGSPALLMRLVPHLPDAYFGRLRQLRSMGAVVLTLALSRPLTSGLYWVNMPKDQFPFLALVEHTNFIEPIYYGGDHLVYLGDYLDPDHEYFRLSHEELLARFLPALRQVNPAFEPAWVRKSWLHRETYAQPIVPVNHSRSIPPLRTPLHGLFWASMSQVYPWDRGTNFAVELGQRVAREMLAVGAVAQV; this is encoded by the coding sequence GTGAGGGTGGCGATCATCGGGGCGGGGATCGCCGGCATGACCGCGGCCTACGAACTGGCCCGCGCCGGTCATGCCGTGGTGGTCTTCGAGGCCGCGCCGGTGGTTGGCGGCCTGGCTTCAGGTTTCCGCGACGAGCGCTGGGCATGGCCCCTCGAACGGTTCTACCACCACATCTTCCAGACCGACCGGGCCATTATCAAGCTGGCCGAGGCCATCGGCTACGGTGATCGGCTCTTCTTCCGCAGCCAGGTGACTGCCCAGTGGTGGAACGGGCGCGGCTACGACCTGAATGGCCCGCTCCAGGTGCTGCGCTTCCCCGCCCTCCCGCTGCTCGACCGCCTCCGCTTTGGCGCGGTCGCCTTTTACCTGAAGTACCTCGACGCCGACTGGCGACGCCTTGAACGCACCACCGCCGCCGCGTGGACCTCACGCTGGGCTGGGCCGAACGCCTACCGGGTGCTCTGGCGCCCCCTGCTCGAAGGCAAGTTCGGGCGCCATGCCGACGAGGTAAACATGGCCTGGCTCTGGGCGCGCCTGCGCGCGCGCAGCTTCAAGCTCGGCTACTTCGTGGGCGGCTTCCAGGGGTTCGCCGACGCGCTGCTCGCCGTCATCGGCGCCATGGGGGTCGAGACGCGCCTCAGAACCCCCGTCGGCGCCGTGCGCCAGAGCGCCGCCGGCTGGGACGTGCTGGCGCCCGGCCTGCCTCCCGAGTCATTCGACCAGTTGCTCGTCACTGGCTCGCCGGCGCTGCTCATGCGCCTCGTGCCGCACCTGCCCGACGCCTACTTCGGGCGCCTGCGCCAGTTGCGCTCGATGGGCGCAGTGGTGCTCACCCTGGCCCTTTCACGCCCGCTCACCAGCGGCCTATACTGGGTGAACATGCCCAAGGACCAGTTCCCCTTCCTGGCGCTGGTCGAGCACACCAACTTCATCGAACCGATCTACTACGGTGGCGACCATCTGGTCTACCTCGGCGATTATCTCGACCCGGACCACGAATATTTCCGCCTGAGCCACGAGGAGTTGCTGGCCCGGTTCCTGCCCGCGCTGCGGCAGGTCAATCCGGCGTTCGAACCGGCCTGGGTGCGTAAGAGCTGGCTGCACCGGGAAACGTATGCCCAGCCGATTGTGCCGGTGAACCACAGCCGTTCCATTCCTCCCCTGCGCACGCCGTTGCACGGGCTGTTCTGGGCGAGCATGAGCCAGGTCTATCCCTGGGATCGCGGCACCAATTTCGCTGTTGAACTCGGACAGCGCGTGGCGCGCGAGATGCTCGCCGTTGGCGCCGTGGCGCAGGTCTGA
- a CDS encoding methyltransferase domain-containing protein, with amino-acid sequence MAPCDFEALREPHTALLRAALEAVSPLGAGTALDLACGSGATTVWLAARSRPGAVIIGIDHDADALAAAQTTAPAARLVRADAHYLPLRAATVDLLWCVTALGLFADPDSALAEARRVLRPGGVLVVASATRQWVRPRRWPLAPRRLPPDLSLPPADDLGGDLHAALSRAGLREVRLRAYLLEPPGLDPLAAMLPLLAWPALAPLLPGLDPAERTACAAIAEEEPEPEPLPVLLVATGRG; translated from the coding sequence ATGGCCCCCTGCGATTTCGAAGCCCTGCGTGAACCACATACGGCCCTGCTGCGGGCTGCTCTGGAGGCGGTCAGCCCCCTGGGGGCAGGCACGGCTCTGGACCTGGCCTGCGGATCCGGGGCCACCACGGTCTGGCTGGCCGCCCGGAGCCGCCCTGGCGCTGTGATTATAGGGATTGATCATGACGCAGACGCGCTGGCCGCCGCCCAAACAACGGCGCCCGCGGCGCGTCTGGTGCGGGCCGACGCGCATTACCTCCCCCTGCGCGCTGCGACGGTCGATCTCCTGTGGTGCGTGACGGCCCTGGGGCTGTTCGCCGATCCCGACAGCGCCCTGGCCGAGGCCCGGCGCGTGCTGCGACCCGGCGGCGTGCTGGTGGTAGCCAGCGCCACCCGGCAGTGGGTGCGGCCCCGTCGCTGGCCGTTGGCCCCGCGGCGCCTGCCGCCCGATCTGTCGCTCCCGCCCGCCGATGACCTCGGCGGCGACCTGCACGCCGCGCTCAGCCGGGCGGGGCTGCGCGAGGTGCGCCTGCGAGCCTATCTCCTCGAACCGCCGGGCCTTGATCCGCTGGCGGCGATGCTGCCCCTGCTCGCATGGCCGGCGCTGGCTCCGCTTCTGCCTGGCCTCGACCCTGCGGAGCGCACTGCCTGCGCGGCCATTGCCGAGGAGGAGCCAGAGCCGGAGCCGTTGCCGGTGCTCCTGGTTGCCACGGGGCGAGGTTAG
- a CDS encoding exonuclease domain-containing protein: MRLPWQRKRAVSDLVRAYEVGPWPDGRSYWRDVRYVVLDVETSGLDARRDALLAVGLVEIDQARVRLDRRWYSLIRPPAGLMVEASSIRIHGLLRADLADAPPIDAVLPELLDRLAQRVLVVHVARIDVGFLNQALDLSYCTRLHGPILDTSRLAATLHQNAQLLGEISRDMPVPAIQLRALAIQYNLPVYPQHNALNDALTTAQLFLAQATRLEHQGMRTLRALLRAGGVQSR, from the coding sequence ATGAGGTTGCCCTGGCAACGCAAGCGGGCCGTGTCCGACCTGGTGCGCGCCTATGAAGTCGGACCGTGGCCCGATGGACGTTCGTACTGGCGCGATGTGCGCTATGTGGTGCTTGATGTCGAGACCAGCGGCCTCGACGCCCGGCGCGACGCCCTCCTGGCTGTAGGCCTGGTGGAGATCGATCAGGCCCGCGTCCGTCTCGACCGGCGCTGGTACTCGCTGATTCGCCCGCCTGCGGGGTTGATGGTCGAGGCGTCTTCCATCCGCATCCACGGCTTGCTGCGCGCCGACCTGGCCGATGCCCCGCCTATTGACGCCGTACTGCCGGAGTTGCTCGACCGCCTGGCCCAGCGGGTGCTGGTGGTGCACGTGGCGCGTATTGATGTCGGCTTCCTCAATCAGGCTCTCGACCTGAGCTACTGCACGCGCCTGCACGGCCCGATTCTGGACACCTCGCGCCTCGCGGCTACGCTGCACCAGAACGCCCAGTTGCTCGGCGAGATCAGCCGCGATATGCCTGTTCCTGCCATTCAGCTCCGCGCCCTGGCCATCCAGTACAACCTGCCGGTCTATCCCCAGCACAACGCGCTCAACGACGCCCTGACCACCGCCCAGCTCTTCCTGGCCCAGGCGACGCGCCTGGAGCATCAGGGCATGCGCACCCTGCGGGCGCTGCTGCGCGCCGGGGGCGTGCAGTCGCGGTGA
- a CDS encoding 50S ribosomal protein L35, whose protein sequence is MKTHKGAQRRFKVTASGKVLQQKGVRGNKIKRSGRSQRQWGKGLPSSPANRSHLKVALPYGLK, encoded by the coding sequence ATGAAAACCCACAAGGGCGCCCAGCGCCGCTTTAAAGTGACCGCCAGTGGCAAGGTGCTGCAACAGAAGGGCGTCCGTGGGAACAAGATCAAGCGCTCCGGTCGTTCGCAGCGCCAGTGGGGCAAGGGATTGCCCTCGTCACCCGCGAACCGCTCGCACCTGAAGGTGGCGTTGCCTTACGGTCTGAAGTAG